In one Candidatus Absconditicoccus praedator genomic region, the following are encoded:
- a CDS encoding ATPase, T2SS/T4P/T4SS family: MVTGLLKKKEKTLKEKLTESIKEILKENMKINYMIVPRRTLQTSEKFFINIYTDFIINLYSGTDEELLNMKSYLNANKTNFIFSKELSEDILLKCFNVSFVGFEFEKFWENNVEDENKDFDSIMKDIKKRYESFNVAITDKIKNEAYYLYKFDDYKRSEFYLKDTFVLIKDGEMYYIYTTRMDLNLANIRTFSFFVKGKKNYKVIVVSNEFFSKKKKEIEDYRNTRVYGLSEIKNPFLLTYLCNNMTNLDFGDLNITYFYADEMNPHKVNCSVRHKRKYKIINFENISDFDINVLDGDIITLGGKLSGVVTVTNVKVGRFTYRVLIVRKNGIYFLNFRKVEGIPYDIEELEDKSGVDVKEYIIDEENTNSKVWFDVNRQLKHFDIDFPLGYQEQDIDMVFSKLVSSTKGTFWINGKTNSWKSTSLKNILLKFYEFYRQKGENKNILMIENPIEGYDYYLKQIEVDDEDIEDYKAIIMGIKRADLDMCLFGELRTYDVFGVFNEVANSLPVVSTFHVGTAESFLSMLEYYSNKADLNWKDVFGAVNTSIVQIPLMTEKAPWEECIYYHPDEEEELLNEIFSRFRLNSDDLTEEEQEMKRLYGSLIKKAFKKGLTPLKSYSEKAKPQLYYEILTGDMLGLFLNKRESEFSNIYKYLGYSNNILYKSFVGFLEGYLTFDNVKIDEYSFESRIATLEKISEYLDSFEDKN, encoded by the coding sequence ATGGTAACTGGTCTTTTAAAAAAGAAAGAAAAAACACTTAAGGAGAAGCTGACAGAAAGCATAAAAGAAATCCTGAAAGAAAATATGAAAATTAACTATATGATAGTGCCTAGGAGGACATTACAAACAAGTGAAAAATTTTTCATAAATATATATACAGATTTTATAATAAACTTGTATTCTTGAACAGATGAGGAACTGTTAAACATGAAATCTTATTTGAATGCCAATAAGACAAATTTTATTTTTTCCAAAGAACTTTCTGAAGACATACTTTTGAAATGTTTCAATGTGAGTTTTGTGGGGTTTGAGTTTGAAAAATTTTGGGAAAATAATGTTGAGGATGAAAATAAAGACTTTGATTCTATAATGAAAGATATTAAAAAAAGATATGAATCATTCAATGTAGCTATTACAGATAAAATAAAAAATGAGGCATATTATCTTTATAAATTTGATGACTACAAAAGATCGGAATTTTATCTTAAGGATACTTTCGTACTCATAAAAGATGGTGAAATGTACTATATATATACTACAAGAATGGACCTAAATCTTGCAAATATAAGAACATTTTCCTTTTTTGTAAAATGAAAGAAAAACTACAAGGTAATAGTAGTTTCTAATGAGTTTTTTTCAAAAAAGAAAAAAGAAATAGAAGATTATAGAAATACAAGAGTTTATTGATTGTCAGAAATTAAAAATCCTTTTCTTCTTACATACCTATGTAATAATATGACCAATCTTGATTTTTGAGATTTGAATATAACTTATTTTTATGCAGATGAGATGAATCCTCACAAGGTGAACTGTTCTGTAAGACACAAAAGAAAGTATAAAATAATAAACTTTGAAAATATATCTGACTTTGATATTAATGTTTTAGATTGAGATATAATTACTTTGGGATGAAAGCTTTCTTGAGTTGTTACAGTAACAAATGTAAAAGTTTGAAGATTTACATATAGAGTTTTGATAGTAAGAAAAAACTGAATTTATTTTCTAAATTTTAGAAAAGTTGAGTGAATACCTTATGATATAGAAGAACTAGAAGACAAATCATGAGTAGATGTGAAAGAGTATATAATAGATGAAGAAAACACAAACTCAAAAGTTTGGTTTGATGTGAATCGTCAACTTAAGCACTTTGATATAGACTTTCCTCTTGGGTATCAAGAGCAAGATATTGATATGGTGTTTTCAAAATTGGTGAGTTCTACAAAGTGAACTTTTTGGATTAACTGAAAAACTAACTCATGGAAGAGTACATCTTTGAAAAATATTTTGTTGAAATTTTATGAGTTTTATAGACAAAAATGAGAAAACAAAAATATACTCATGATTGAAAATCCGATAGAATGATACGATTATTATCTTAAACAGATAGAGGTAGATGATGAAGATATTGAAGACTACAAAGCCATAATAATGTGAATTAAGAGAGCGGATCTTGATATGTGTCTGTTTTGAGAACTTAGAACATATGATGTTTTTGGTGTTTTCAATGAGGTTGCCAACTCACTGCCGGTAGTAAGTACATTTCACGTATGAACAGCAGAAAGTTTCTTGTCTATGCTTGAGTATTATAGTAATAAAGCTGATCTTAACTGGAAAGATGTATTTGGTGCTGTAAATACTTCTATTGTGCAGATACCTTTGATGACAGAAAAAGCACCTTGGGAAGAATGTATCTATTATCATCCAGATGAAGAAGAAGAGTTGTTGAATGAAATTTTTTCAAGATTTAGATTGAATAGTGATGACCTTACAGAAGAAGAGCAAGAAATGAAAAGACTCTATTGAAGTCTTATCAAAAAGGCTTTCAAAAAATGATTGACCCCACTAAAATCATATTCTGAAAAAGCCAAACCTCAGCTTTATTATGAAATTCTTACTTGAGATATGCTAGGTTTGTTTTTGAACAAAAGAGAGAGCGAATTTAGTAATATTTATAAATATCTTTGATACTCCAACAATATTTTATATAAATCATTTGTTGGATTTCTTGAATGATACCTGACATTTGATAATGTGAAAATAGATGAATATAGTTTTGAATCAAGAATTGCTACTTTAGAAAAAATAAGCGAATATCTTGATAGTTTTGAAGACAAAAATTAA
- a CDS encoding SH3 domain-containing protein, translating to MDKEVLKDLNKRTKELRDFLENNKFLIDSSFIRIDSSNLDQKIEELKSAISQSDSGTTGIIIHKNVGKPLKNILISDLMKNYKKQQKINFILRYSYFFVILLFVITSVFFIYLSSDDSIHSKNGINDFDYQQLERVLSYKIEKDPQNLDKFLLSVDKEFESFDKQEFLESEGSDEGIVFHLENLRNEIGDMHDSDHQQTEEDDIDEEDTEDEEEQTEEDDIDEEDTEDEEEQTEEDGIDEEDTEDEEEQTEEDDIDEEDTEDEEEQTEEDGIDEEDTEDEEEQTEEDDIDEEDAVDEEEQTEEDDIDEEDTEDEEEQIEISEEQEEVHQQIDESDGQAQIEVVTVVNINLRDGPGTSNQRLLTIPSGEYIQIFDYAYSEGEAWYQTNYQGTDGWISWIGIDDPQIFE from the coding sequence ATGGATAAAGAAGTTTTGAAAGATCTAAATAAAAGGACAAAAGAGTTAAGAGACTTCTTGGAAAACAATAAGTTTTTGATAGATAGTAGTTTTATTAGAATTGATTCATCAAATTTAGATCAAAAAATAGAAGAATTGAAGTCGGCAATATCACAATCTGATTCTTGAACTACTGGTATAATAATACACAAAAATGTATGAAAACCTCTCAAAAATATATTGATTTCTGATTTGATGAAAAATTACAAAAAACAACAAAAAATAAATTTCATTCTTAGATATTCTTACTTTTTTGTGATACTTTTATTTGTAATAACTAGTGTGTTTTTTATATATTTATCTTCTGATGATTCAATTCATTCAAAAAATTGAATAAATGATTTTGATTATCAACAACTTGAAAGAGTGCTATCTTATAAAATAGAAAAAGATCCACAAAATCTTGATAAGTTTCTTTTGAGTGTGGATAAAGAGTTTGAATCATTTGATAAACAAGAATTTTTAGAAAGTGAATGATCGGATGAGTGAATAGTTTTCCATCTTGAAAACCTTAGAAATGAAATAGGTGATATGCATGATTCTGATCATCAACAAACAGAAGAGGACGATATTGACGAAGAAGATACAGAAGATGAAGAAGAGCAAACAGAAGAAGATGATATTGACGAAGAAGATACAGAAGATGAAGAAGAGCAAACAGAAGAAGATGGTATTGATGAAGAAGACACTGAAGATGAAGAAGAGCAAACAGAAGAAGACGATATTGATGAAGAAGACACTGAAGATGAAGAAGAGCAAACAGAAGAAGATGGTATTGATGAAGAAGACACTGAAGATGAAGAAGAGCAAACAGAAGAAGACGATATTGATGAAGAAGATGCTGTAGATGAAGAAGAGCAAACAGAAGAAGACGATATTGATGAAGAAGATACAGAAGATGAAGAAGAACAAATAGAAATTTCTGAAGAACAAGAAGAAGTGCATCAACAAATAGATGAGTCTGATTGACAAGCACAAATAGAGGTAGTTACAGTAGTAAATATAAACCTAAGAGACGGCCCAGGTACCAGCAATCAAAGATTGCTTACTATACCTTCTTGAGAGTATATTCAAATATTTGACTATGCTTATAGTGAAGGTGAAGCTTGGTATCAAACAAACTATCAGTGAACTGATGGATGGATTTCTTGGATAGGAATTGATGATCCACAAATATTTGAATAA